From one Balaenoptera acutorostrata chromosome 6, mBalAcu1.1, whole genome shotgun sequence genomic stretch:
- the GRIN1 gene encoding glutamate receptor ionotropic, NMDA 1 isoform X8, which translates to MSTMRLLTLALLFSCSFARAACDPKIVNIGAVLSTRKHEQMFREAVNQANKRHGSWKIQLNATSVTHKPNAIQMALSVCEDLISSQVYAILVSHPPTPNDHFTPTPVSYTAGFYRIPVLGLTTRMSIYSDKSIHLSFLRTVPPYSHQSSVWFEMMRVYSWNHIVLLVSDDHEGRAAQKRLETLLEERESKAEKVLQFDPGTKNVTALLMEARELEARVIVLSASEDDAATVYRAAAMLNMTGSGYVWLVGEREISGNALRYAPDGIIGLQLINGKNESAHISDAVGVVAQAVHELLEKENITDPPRGCVGNTNIWKTGPLFKRVLMSSKYADGVTGRVEFNEDGDRKFANYSIMNLQNRKLVQVGIYNGTHVIPNDRKIIWPGGETEKPRGYQMSTRLKIVTIHQEPFVYVKPTLSDGTCKEEFTVNGDPVKKVICTGPNDTSPGSPRHTVPQCCYGFCIDLLIKLARTMNFTYEVHLVADGKFGTQERVNNSNKKEWNGMMGELLSGQADMIVAPLTINNERAQYIEFSKPFKYQGLTILVKKEIPRSTLDSFMQPFQSTLWLLVGLSVHVVAVMLYLLDRFSPFGRFKVNSEEEEEDALTLSSAMWFSWGVLLNSGIGEGAPRSFSARILGMVWAGFAMIIVASYTANLAAFLVLDRPEERITGINDPRLRNPSDKFIYATVKQSSVDIYFRRQVELSTMYRHMEKHNYESAAEAIQAVRDNKLHAFIWDSAVLEFEASQKCDLVTTGELFFRSGFGIGMRKDSPWKQNVSLSILKSHENGFMEDLDKTWVRYQECDSRSNAPATLTFENMAGVFMLVAGGIVAGIFLIFIEIAYKRHKDARRKQMQLAFAAVNVWRKNLQQYHPTDITGPLNLSDPSVSTVV; encoded by the exons ATGAGCACCATGCGCCTGCTGACACTCGCCCTGCTTTTCTCCTGCTCCTTCGCCCGTGCCGCCTGCGACCCCAAGATCGTCAACATCGGCGCGGTGCTGAGCACGCGGAAGCACGAGCAGATGTTCCGCGAGGCTGTGAACCAGGCCAACAAGCGGCATGGCTCCTGGAAGATCCAGCTCAACGCCACCTCCGTCACCCACAAGCCCAACGCCATCCAGATGGCCTTGTCGGTGTGCGAAGACCTCATCTCCAGCCAG GTCTACGCCATCCTGGTTAGCCACCCGCCTACCCCCAACGACCACTTCACTCCCACCCCCGTCTCCTACACAGCTGGCTTCTACCGCATCCCCGTCCTGGGGCTGACCACCCGCATGTCCATCTACTCAGACAAG AGCATCCACCTGAGCTTCCTGCGCACCGTGCCGCCCTATTCCCACCAGTCGAGCGTCTGGTTCGAGATGATGCGCGTCTACAGCTGGAACCACATCGTCCTCCTGGTCAGCGACGACCACGAGGGCCGGGCGGCGCAGAAGCGCCTGGAGACGCTGCTGGAGGAGCGCGAGTCCAAG GCCGAGAAGGTGCTGCAGTTCGACCCGGGGACCAAGAATGTGACGGCCCTGCTGATGGAGGCGCGGGAACTGGAGGCTCGGGTCATCGTCCTCTCTGCCAG CGAGGACGACGCTGCCACCGTGTACCGCGCAGCCGCAATGCTGAACATGACCGGCTCGGGGTACGTGTGGCTGGTGGGGGAGCGCGAGATCTCGGGGAACGCCCTGCGCTACGCCCCAGACG GCATCATCGGGCTGCAGCTCATCAACGGCAAGAACGAGTCGGCCCACATCAGCGATGCCGTCGGCGTGGTGGCCCAGGCCGTGCACGAGCTTCTCGAGAAGGAGAACATCACCGACCCGCCGCGGGGCTGCGTGGGCAACACCAACATCTGGAAGACCGGGCCGCTCTTCAAGAG AGTGCTCATGTCTTCCAAGTACGCAGACGGCGTGACCGGCCGCGTGGAATTCAACGAGGATGGGGACCGGAAGTTTGCCAACTACAGCATCATGAACCTGCAGAACCGCAAGCTGGTACAAGTGGGCATCTACAACGGCACCCAT GTCATTCCCAACGACAGGAAAATCATCTGGCCaggtggagagacagagaagccCCGAGGTTACCAGATGTCCACCAGGCTGAAG aTCGTGACGATCCACCAGGAGCCCTTCGTGTATGTCAAGCCCACGCTGAGCGACGGCACGTGCAAGGAGGAGTTCACCGTGAACGGGGATCCGGTGAAGAAGGTGATCTGCACCGGGCCCAATGACACGTCGCCGGGCAGCC CACGCCACACCGTGCCTCAGTGCTGCTACGGCTTCTGCATCGACCTACTCATCAAACTGGCGCGGACCATGAACTTCACTTACGAGGTGCACCTAGTGGCGGACGGCAAGTTCGGCACGCAGGAGCGG GTGAACAACAGCAATAAGAAGGAGTGGAACGGGATGATGGGCGAGCTGCTCAGCGGGCAGGCGGACATGATCGTGGCGCCGCTGACCATCAACAACGAGCGCGCACAGTACATCGAGTTCTCCAAGCCCTTCAAGTACCAGGGCCTGACCATTCTGGTCAAGAAG GAGATCCCCCGGAGCACGCTGGACTCGTTCATGCAGCCCTTCCAGAGCACGCTCTGGCTGCTGGTGGGGCTGTCAGTGCACGTGGTGGCCGTGATGCTGTACCTGCTGGACCGCTTCAG CCCCTTTGGCCGGTTCAAAGTGAacagcgaggaggaggaggaggacgcgCTGACCCTGTCCTCGGCCATGTGGTTCTCCTGGGGCGTCCTGCTCAACTCGGGCATCGGGGAAG GCGCCCCCAGGAGCTTCTCGGCGCGCATCCTGGGCATGGTGTGGGCCGGCTTCGCCATGATCATCGTGGCCTCCTACACTGCCAACCTGGCGGCCTTCCTGGTGCTGGACCGGCCGGAGGAGCGCATCACCGGCATCAACGACCCCCGA CTGAGGAATCCTTCGGACAAGTTCATCTACGCGACGGTGAAGCAGAGCTCCGTGGACATCTACTTCCGGCGGCAGGTGGAGCTGAGCACCATGTACCGACACATGGAGAAGCACAACTACGAGAGCGCGGCCGAGGCCATCCAGGCCGTGCGGGACAA CAAGCTGCATGCCTTCATCTGGGACTCGGCGGTGCTGGAGTTCGAGGCCTCGCAGAAGTGCGACCTGGTGACCACCGGCGAGCTGTTCTTCCGCTCAGGCTTTGGCATCGGCATGCGCAAGGACAGTCCCTGGAAGCAGAACGTCTCCCTGTCCATCCTCAA GTCCCACGAGAACGGCTTCATGGAAGACCTGGACAAGACGTGGGTGCGGTACCAGGAGTGTGATTCGCGCAGCAACGCCCCTGCTACCCTCACCTTCGAGAACATGGCAG GGGTCTTCATGCTGGTGGCCGGGGGCATCGTGGCTGGGATCTTCCTGATCTTCATCGAGATCGCCTACAAGCGGCACAAGGATGCCCGCCGGAAGCAGATGCAGCTGGCCTTCGCAGCGGTGAATGTGTGGAGAAAGAACCTGCAG